A window of the Acidithiobacillus thiooxidans ATCC 19377 genome harbors these coding sequences:
- a CDS encoding tetratricopeptide repeat protein: protein MRVFSLPLVPRHPLFKVGMLFTSLLVGASLQFVSGDLNPEFSPFSCIASAAAAESALPAKTVPAAKHPVAPKKTGQSGAAKAHSAHKNIKAPPTLSMPMPASTKSLSKAEVKLLLQARAAYWQRNAPKAIADYQKLLHEAPDHPGIYGELGNVYYMTGKYPEAAIAYGSAARTMIRMQRFAEAYSLLPLIGSLNPQEATAIDHSLQVHSAAAAKKARAAAQQKSEQSAVPD from the coding sequence ATGCGTGTTTTCTCCCTACCCCTAGTGCCAAGACACCCCCTTTTCAAGGTCGGGATGCTTTTCACCTCACTTTTAGTGGGTGCCAGCCTGCAATTCGTCTCAGGCGACCTGAATCCTGAATTTTCGCCTTTCAGCTGTATTGCCAGTGCCGCAGCCGCAGAATCTGCCTTACCTGCAAAAACTGTCCCCGCAGCCAAACATCCCGTCGCGCCCAAAAAAACTGGACAAAGTGGCGCTGCCAAAGCGCATTCTGCCCACAAAAATATCAAGGCTCCGCCCACCTTATCCATGCCTATGCCGGCTTCGACAAAAAGCCTGAGCAAAGCCGAAGTCAAACTGCTCTTGCAGGCTCGGGCGGCCTACTGGCAGCGCAATGCGCCGAAAGCCATTGCCGACTACCAAAAACTGCTTCACGAAGCGCCTGATCATCCGGGTATTTATGGTGAATTGGGCAATGTGTATTACATGACCGGCAAATATCCGGAAGCCGCCATTGCCTATGGAAGTGCAGCCCGAACCATGATTCGGATGCAGCGCTTTGCAGAAGCCTACAGCCTTTTGCCGTTGATAGGCTCCCTGAATCCTCAGGAAGCTACCGCCATTGACCATAGCCTGCAGGTTCACAGTGCTGCGGCCGCCAAAAAAGCCAGAGCAGCCGCCCAGCAAAAATCTGAGCAGTCCGCAGTGCCCGATTGA
- a CDS encoding AAA family ATPase codes for MRLVVASMKGGSGKSTVSFNLAVWLAYRAPVQLYDLDPQGTLRDVCSDRTEQHILPALSVATEMDDALPQAEYVVIDCSYSELTAFRGALSVADAILMPVGPSQADIWSAQRFLEDCGQWAAPPVWAFINRADTHHAVRESDEAEAMLAELPQVKSLGLRLGQRTAFRRSLSEARAVFELDTSSKASQELEKLASTLYPELSMF; via the coding sequence ATGCGTTTGGTAGTGGCCTCCATGAAGGGTGGGTCTGGTAAAAGCACGGTGAGTTTCAATCTCGCCGTGTGGTTGGCGTATCGGGCTCCCGTGCAACTTTACGACCTCGATCCCCAAGGGACCTTACGCGATGTCTGCAGCGATCGCACAGAACAGCACATTCTGCCCGCTCTTTCTGTAGCTACAGAGATGGATGATGCCCTGCCCCAGGCTGAATACGTAGTGATTGACTGTAGTTATTCCGAATTGACCGCCTTTCGAGGAGCCTTGAGCGTCGCCGATGCGATCCTGATGCCCGTCGGCCCCAGTCAGGCCGATATCTGGTCTGCACAACGTTTTCTGGAGGATTGCGGCCAATGGGCAGCCCCTCCGGTCTGGGCATTTATCAATCGCGCCGATACCCACCACGCAGTCCGTGAAAGCGATGAAGCCGAGGCCATGCTGGCCGAACTTCCACAGGTCAAATCCTTGGGATTACGACTCGGACAACGCACGGCCTTTCGCCGCTCACTGAGTGAAGCCCGTGCCGTTTTTGAATTGGATACCAGCAGCAAAGCCAGCCAGGAACTGGAAAAACTGGCCAGCACTTTGTATCCGGAATTATCTATGTTCTAG